A genome region from Hevea brasiliensis isolate MT/VB/25A 57/8 chromosome 9, ASM3005281v1, whole genome shotgun sequence includes the following:
- the LOC131182925 gene encoding uncharacterized protein LOC131182925 gives MAEFLSENPVNEEEKIETAFSDESLKLVEVQPWKMYFDGAMNKSRAGIGVVLEALNGEQLLMSKRLRFPTINNVAEYEACICGLEALIAVGVKKVEVFGDSILVVSHVKGEWELKEEKLRSYLEYTKKLLFSFKEVIVKHMPKTQNQMADSLPTLASLWEKGDQKLTQLVILIRSRIPCYEGLIIVHLDLKDEGKWYEDIRRYLEVREYPQSANSRDRAIIHRLATQFTLLGGQLYKRFFKGLLLLCVTEK, from the coding sequence ATGGCCGAATTTCTTtctgaaaatccagttaatgaGGAGGAAAAAATCGAAACAGCTTTCTCGGATGAAAGTCTCAAGCTAGTAGAGGTCCAGCCATGGAAAATGTACTTTGATGGGGCCATGAATAAGAGCAGAGCCGGTATAGGGGTAGTTTTGGAAGCACTAAATGGAGAACAATTGTTAATGTCAAAAAGGCTACGTTTCCCAACCATTAATAATGTTGCAGAATATGAGGCTTGCATTTGTGGCCTGGAGGCATTAATAGCTGTTGGCGTTAAAAAAGTAGAGGTGTTCGGAGATTCAATACTAGTGGTTTCCCATGTTAAAGGTGAATgggaattaaaagaagaaaagttgaggtCATACCTGGAGTATACTAAGAAACTATTATTTAGctttaaggaagtgattgtgaagCATATGCCCAAAACTCAGAACCAGATGGCTGATTCTCTACCCACGCTGGCATCCTTATGGGAGAAGGGCGATCAAAAGCTGACCCAATTAGTTATCCTGATAAGGAGTAGAATCCCATGCTATGAAGGGTTAATAATAGTACATTTGGATCTAAAAGATGAGGGGAAATGGTATGAGGATATAAGAAGATACTTAGAGGTAAGAGAATATCCACAGTCAGCCAATAGTAGGGATAGAGCTATAAtccatagattagccactcagttcACTTTGCTTGGAGGGCAACTCTATAAAAGGTTCTTCAAAGGACTATTACTCTTATGTGTGACAGAAAAGTAG
- the LOC110658943 gene encoding (+)-neomenthol dehydrogenase isoform X1, with protein MKFTPFFSLYMPTLTSSFPFLLYSKQPPWLICSPPQSSPITTFNNGSKRTRPFSLFSSSLLLQVSKAKTKQNIHQNFDFFFLFSGRNHFANRWWSKETVAIVTGGNKGIGFSLVKRLAESGLTVILTARDVERGYKAIEQLRNEHGDGDDLHLHFYRLDVSDPASIKTFVSLFEKDFGVLDILVNNAAVSFNEIHENSVEHAETVVKTNFYGPKLLIEALLPMFRQSTSACSRILNITSRLGSINKMRNPKMKEMLLSENLSEEQIEGMVNLFIENVKKGTWKSQGWPEIWTDYAVSKLALNAYSRVLATRYKDCGLRVNCFCPGFTQTSMTRGKGTHTATDAAEVGARLALLPPHQLPTGKFYIGFSPGIVSKL; from the exons ATGAAATTCACACCTTTCTTTTCTCTATATATGCCCACACTAACTTCTTCCTTCCCATTCCTTCTATACTCAAAACAACCACCTTGGCTTATTTGCTCTCCTCCTCAATCCTCACCAATCACTACCTTCAATAATGGAAGTAAAAGAACACGACCCTTTTCTCTCTTCTCCTCCTCTCTCCTCCTCCAGGTAAGCAAAGCCAAAACCAAACAAAATATAcatcaaaattttgattttttttttcttttttctgggCGTAACCATTTTGCAAACAGATGGTGGTCTAAGGAAACTGTTGCAATAGTCACCGGAGGAAACAAGGGGATTGGGTTCTCGCTGGTGAAACGACTTGCAGAGTCTGGACTCACTGTGATCTTAACAGCTAGAGATGTAGAGAGAGGGTACAAAGCTATCGAGCAGCTTAGAAATGAGCATGGTGACGGTGATGATCTCCATCTACACTTCTATCGTCTTGACGTTTCGGATCCTGCTTCCATTAAAACCTTCGTTTCGCTGTTTGAGAAGGATTTTGGAGTCTTGGATATTCTC GTGAACAATGCTGCGGTATCTTTCAATGAGATACATGAGAACTCTGTGGAGCATGCAGAGACTGTCGTCAAAACCAATTTCTATGGACCCAAGTTGCTGATAGAGGCACTCTTGCCCATGTTTCGTCAATCAACTTCTGCCTGCAGCCGTATCCTTAATATTACCTCAAGACTTGGCTCCATCAAT AAGATGAGAAACCCTAAAATGAAAGAAATGCTGCTAAGCGAAAACTTATCAGAAGAGCAGATTGAAGGGATGGTAAATTTGTTTATTGAAAATGTGAAGAAAGGAACATGGAAGAGCCAAGGATGGCCAGAGATATGGACAGATTATGCAGTATCAAAGCTAGCTTTGAATGCATATTCTAGGGTTTTGGCTACAAGATATAAGGATTGTGGATTGCGTGTAAACTGTTTCTGCCCTGGCTTCACTCAGACGTCTATGACCAGAGGTAAAGGCACTCACACCGCCACTGATGCCGCTGAAGTTGGTGCTAGGCTGGCTTTGCTTCCACCGCACCAGCTACCTACTGGCAAGTTTTATATAGGGTTTAGCCCTGGCATTGTTTCTAAATTATAG
- the LOC110658943 gene encoding (+)-neomenthol dehydrogenase isoform X2, whose translation MEVKEHDPFLSSPPLSSSRWWSKETVAIVTGGNKGIGFSLVKRLAESGLTVILTARDVERGYKAIEQLRNEHGDGDDLHLHFYRLDVSDPASIKTFVSLFEKDFGVLDILVNNAAVSFNEIHENSVEHAETVVKTNFYGPKLLIEALLPMFRQSTSACSRILNITSRLGSINKMRNPKMKEMLLSENLSEEQIEGMVNLFIENVKKGTWKSQGWPEIWTDYAVSKLALNAYSRVLATRYKDCGLRVNCFCPGFTQTSMTRGKGTHTATDAAEVGARLALLPPHQLPTGKFYIGFSPGIVSKL comes from the exons ATGGAAGTAAAAGAACACGACCCTTTTCTCTCTTCTCCTCCTCTCTCCTCCTCCAG ATGGTGGTCTAAGGAAACTGTTGCAATAGTCACCGGAGGAAACAAGGGGATTGGGTTCTCGCTGGTGAAACGACTTGCAGAGTCTGGACTCACTGTGATCTTAACAGCTAGAGATGTAGAGAGAGGGTACAAAGCTATCGAGCAGCTTAGAAATGAGCATGGTGACGGTGATGATCTCCATCTACACTTCTATCGTCTTGACGTTTCGGATCCTGCTTCCATTAAAACCTTCGTTTCGCTGTTTGAGAAGGATTTTGGAGTCTTGGATATTCTC GTGAACAATGCTGCGGTATCTTTCAATGAGATACATGAGAACTCTGTGGAGCATGCAGAGACTGTCGTCAAAACCAATTTCTATGGACCCAAGTTGCTGATAGAGGCACTCTTGCCCATGTTTCGTCAATCAACTTCTGCCTGCAGCCGTATCCTTAATATTACCTCAAGACTTGGCTCCATCAAT AAGATGAGAAACCCTAAAATGAAAGAAATGCTGCTAAGCGAAAACTTATCAGAAGAGCAGATTGAAGGGATGGTAAATTTGTTTATTGAAAATGTGAAGAAAGGAACATGGAAGAGCCAAGGATGGCCAGAGATATGGACAGATTATGCAGTATCAAAGCTAGCTTTGAATGCATATTCTAGGGTTTTGGCTACAAGATATAAGGATTGTGGATTGCGTGTAAACTGTTTCTGCCCTGGCTTCACTCAGACGTCTATGACCAGAGGTAAAGGCACTCACACCGCCACTGATGCCGCTGAAGTTGGTGCTAGGCTGGCTTTGCTTCCACCGCACCAGCTACCTACTGGCAAGTTTTATATAGGGTTTAGCCCTGGCATTGTTTCTAAATTATAG